taattttcttttatgTAGAAAGTGTTTgcaatatttattgtaaaatgtatTGCATTTATCATTGGTCTTATCAGTATTCTGTGTTCCTTTTGCAGCAATTTGGAAAAATCATTGACGTAGAGATTATTTTTAATGAACGTGGATCCAAGGTAAGATTGATTGTCAGCCGGCTGAATCATCATAGTCTCTTtaattgtttaaaagtaaacatACAATGATAAAATTCAATTATGATAGAAACAAGTTTTAtacttgaaaatttaaatgtaaaatcATATATGATGATTCAAGTCACATTTTTATGCAATGtttgatgaaatgtttttcaattatttgcaACATTTTGGTACACTTATTTGACAAAACTAAAGAAAGAAAGTGAAGAAAAAGAGATCAGTTACCAAGATCCCCATTTAAGCTATACATTTCAAACTTAAATGCACTTAATGTTTGTGATAAGCGTCCTACGCAGGCAGGAATAGATGTACTTTAGCAATTATTGAGGAATTAAATCTCATATCAAAAATGAATAtagtaaacaaatgaagaagTTTGTAGATAGAAGTAATGGGGAGATTTAGACAGAGATGCGGATATTTAAACTCTCTTTGATCTGTACACACCGTGATCAATGTACGATAACCTTTAGAAATTATATATTGCATAATAAATTAACGTGACATAGGGTTTAGCTACGTTTTGAAAAAATGGTTTAAGATGGGGTAAATGGCTTTACAAATGTCACTTCACAGTGTTCATCTTGCAGTGATTTAAGTGaactttattacaaaatgtttCTTCAATTTGCAACTTCATGCCAAGTTTCATTTATTGCACCAAAATGTTGCAAAATCCTTTTCTGATGAAATTTTGCATTCATTTTGATGGAAACATTTCCGAATTTTGTgccaatttttttattttacatgatatcatagaagagttttaaagaattcattacatgtaacaattaaagtttatgaattcAGACAAGAAGAGGCAAATTCCTTGTATATTCTCAGCAAATGTTTCCATCATGAAACATGATATTTATATGTGCTGTGACCTTCAAGAGTGATTGCAAGTGTAAATTTCATCtattaaaagtaaataaatgGAGATTTCATTTTAATCAATGGATTCACACACTCATTTTCTGATCATTTTGGTTTTTCTTTTCCACTATTGTTTGCAATATGTTTAATGCAGACTTTGTAACAATCTGAGATGCATCTTGAAGATTACACTTTTGCGTCATAAATTATCTTGTTTTTGAATTGTATTTGATAAAATCTTCATTGCGGAAAATTTTTGGGCCCATGCAATGCATTcagttatctccccttggaggcATGGAACGTTATGTTTGACGTGTAGCATATGTGTTTAAAAATCTAGCTTTCAAAATTTTGGTGAGCAAATAATAGGAGACCATGCTTCCCATGAGATTTCTGAATTGGTTCATGTGGCAGTAAATGTTAGATGAATACATTGCCACAAAAATTACTCATAGAAATATCATTTGGCACTGCCTTGAGATTTGgcatttgaaaaatgtttttcaagTTATACACAGAGAGAAAAAACTCCAAAACATAGTATCATAAACTTAAGGGGAAAAAAAGAAGGTTTTGTTTATGAACTTTTGAACTCCTGAGAGAGGCAGATGCCAACTGACtgacatgtatacatatatacttgGCCCCAACACAAGTTACTTATCACTTCTtatgtttcatatgaatatgagcactaattgatataaatgtatgcATTATTAGATGTACATGTCTATGTAAGATAAAGTTCTATATAGAGAACCCCTCACTTATCTGTGGTGTCCTCGTAACTCttttatgtattgttttctGTCCAAAATGGTGTCCGCTTTAGCGGCATGAAAGCATGTTGCTTTCTAGAAGAAAAAAGCATGCCCCTCTACCCATACAGGATACATtagataattttgaattttgaccAAGATACCAGAAACAATTGTACTTATACAAAAATTGACAAATGCATGTCATAATTGATAACTTTTGATCATGTTTATGATTTATATTATTAAATTGATGCTATAATTATGTTGTTTGCACGAATTTAACGCATGCCCCTTATTTTCCTCATGCATGCAGGGATTCGGTTTTGTAACTTTCGAAACTAATGCGGACGCCGACAGAGCACGAGAGAAATTGAACGGCACTGTGGTTGAGGGAAGAAAGATTGAGGTGCATGGTCTTATTCCAATTTTGTGGTAGCACAACACTGATGCTAAgtctttttacattttatatcattatgtgTTATACCAGTATTAAGAAATGCCTTCCAtgtatttttcactcatgtacaGTTGGAATTTGGGTTtgtttatatacactgtacctcCCATagtattaaaaacaaattattgaaaatatgtACGCATATTCTTATGACCTCTACTCTgcattttggaaaaaaaataaatcatcaacCCTCTACCATAACTTCTCTTTCTTCATCTTAAACTAATCTACACATACACTCAAAATTtgctttcaaatttcatataGGCATTTCTCAATGCTGCCAATTATTGTGAATCAAAAAATGTTGCCAAAAAGGACAAATAGGATAAAACACCAAATGTTTCGTTCTTGCTAGTGAAGGTGAACAGTTAATGATAAAGTGGAAATTCACCCTAGGTGGGCCTCATATCGGGTCGTAGGTAGGTGGTGCCCTTGTACCAAGAGAAGCCCCAGCCTTTTTGTAGCTTGATTGTATTTTCTAGCattcaatgttttttttattagataaagaaatcttttaattttgtgAATTGTATGGCTTGACATTTcaattttggattttatttatttatttggttcaatttttgtttgacatattatttttgtaaaagaaGAAAATTGATTTATGCAAAATTGAGTTAAATTTTGTTTAATGGATTGAATCTTTTAATGGATTGAATTTTTGGATGGATTGAattttttgaagaaattttaaTGTAGGCTGGTGTTTATCCAACATGTCTGTCCTCTTGGTTTTTGattgtatatttacaatgttaTTGTGATGTATAAACCTACTCTGATCAACATCTGTCGCCATGGTAATCCTTATTGCACATTCTGTTGACAAATATTTGAAggggaaaaaatgaaaacataaaagCATCTGTCTCAGTGATTTTGTATCTGAATTTTGGTTTCTGCAAAAGTATTTAGAATTCTGAATTTACATAAATCCTGCATCAATGACAAAGTGAGCAATGTTCATGcttatcattttgaaattattttatgtCTTGAAATTCTTTATGAACATACTTTTCaatcaaaacattaaaaattcGTGCATCAAGTATATGTTCATAAAGAAATGTCACCTCCTACAAATGTAGGTTTTTAATTAGAaaattgtttcaaaatataaattgtttttgTGAATTGGTGTTTAATTGCTTTTGGGGAAAgtaaaatgtgaaataaattttttcaaaaatatgagTTCAACAGAAAGTAAAGAGGAAGTGACATTCTAGATTGTGTTTTCCATATTCACTGTGAGTTCTTCCATTACTTAACTACATCAAAGACTTAAAATTTCTTCAATTGTTGTTATGCAAATATTTCTCTTATGGGCAGAATTGTTTTGCATTTTGCTCCCCTAGAAAGGAAATCTTATGTGATTGTTTCATGTTTCATTCATGAATCATTTCCTTAATGATCATTCAAGAGGTATCTACCCAGTGGCTATGACTGCATTATAGAACAAACTTTAAAAGCAAAAATTTATAGATAGAACAGATCCAGAATGAATTTCTCCTCTTGTACAAAATtttatacattttcaattttttgtggaTAAATTCACTTTAATGGAAGGACTTCAGTGAAACAATGTTTGTCTTGCTGTGATAGTGAATGTATATAACCCGTGGATGGTAGTCACAACTCTGCCTTTTCTTAGTATTCTTGACTACTTCTAAATTGAATgctatttataaatatacaacagTAAACAAATGTCCCATACTAAAGAGATTTATGAGATAGGGCTGGAATAAATAATTCCTTGGAGATATTTTGGAAAGTTCATCGCTTTCCCAATCAATAATTGGTCTGAGTTATCTTCTAGATATATATACCAAGGGAACAATTGGAGAATAGCATGCTTAATAAAGTTTCAGTTTTCCACTAAGGCTCCTGACATTGCAGAGTTGGACTAATGATACAAACCAGAAGGCCAATGTCTTCTTTATTTCTGGGAACTTGGGAGCTagaataaaactttaaaatctgTGTTCTGGTTTGTGTGACCATCCACTGAATGTGCATTCTTGATGTATGCTCATGTGAACTTCCAAGACCTGCTTTTTAAATTATTGCAATTTTACAAATTAGGTTAACAATGCCACTGCTCGAGTTATGACCAAAAAATCTGTGGCTGCACCCACTATCCCAAATGGTAAGACCCACATGAATACTGTACCTATTAGACAAAGGCCCTGTCAGGTGATCTTCAGAAATGCAGGAATCTAAAAAATGCACAGACTCTCGTTATATCCATGTACCCATGTATGAATGTCTATAAATGCTGCATATGCATGTTTTTGCAAAATATCACCTTGCAgggtttttgatattttttttatttcatagtgaaAGTAGCATGCATTTATACACAGCTAATGTTGTGGTTCTTAATTCATTTTTACTACATTAAAAATATAGACCaccgtttttgttttttaaaaaaaatgaatgaacgTTTGCTACACTTCTGTCGGGTTCATGCCACAGTATTTCAAAAagttaaaagaaagaaattgatATTCTAAGAGAGAGAAAATGTTTGCGCAGACGCTATCCAGAACCACATACTTTACATGTGTGATGATGCATGTTGGCTTGATGTAGATGACTGATGCCCCCCTACTGGGCTGTAATCTCTGATTAGGATAAGCTACTGTTTTTCCAGCATATTACAGACTCAGTATGGTGGCACATTATTATCCtccatacaaaaaaaaaaacaggaatCCAGTTTATGTTATCATCAAATAGACCCCATGTAATATGTCTGGCATGGTAAATAACGTACTTGATATCAGAGTTTATAATAgttgtaattttgtatatttgacaaGCATATTGGACAATCTGAAAAGTTTGACCTCTTGCCTCTAGCCCATTATGAAATGAGTGCATAGTTATGATATGACTAAAAACTGCTGTAGAGAGCATTTGAAATGGCGGAATATTTGGCATAATACTAAGAGAATCTATTTTGAGCATCATGATCAGCCGAAATGAAGAATGAAATGACATGATATACTAATAAACAAGGTTTTGTTGCATAGAAATCCCCTCCACCCTGTCACGTTAGTGGTGTCCtactggaaaaaaaattcaactggaAATGTAAAAATCTTATGTCATTGTTTGctttcaaaaacaaattgtttttgAGTGAAAATTTTTGTTTCTCAAAATACCTTGTGTAGTCAGagttgcaatttttttttcctgCTGTATCTCCATAACCagtgatgtcagtagtttataaataaattcagttttcCTCTTTGTGGCATCTATGAATGTCAACAATATGTTGCAAATTGCAGCATTTTTGATTGTTTGTACTGATGTGAAGTTGCCTGGTCTTACTAGACGGTTTCTTGCTTAGGTGTTTTACATCATTCTGCATTCAAAAAACAAATAGTGTAACATACTTCTCtctccatattttttttttttttttttttttttttttttgcacatgtaTGTTGCATGaataatttttcacattttatggATGTAATCCCTATACGTCCTGAATGCCTTTTTTCAGCGGCAGCTCTAAGAGGTGTGGCACTTACACGGGGCAGGGCTGCAGCAGTGGCTGCTCGTGGCGCTTATAATGCCGCCGCTTTAGCAGCCACCGCAGCTTTCCGACATACAACACCACTGGCAACGGCAGCAACTGCGTTGCCTTTAgcgtatgtatatatattctgtcTCTGTTACGtttatgttttaagaattgCTCAGTATTGTTGTTATACCCATCTTGTGCATGTCAGGAGATGAGACTTTGATTTAGCATTATCTTCTAGAAATTTTACCATTTCTGTAACCATATCTAAAAGGTCTGAAAATGTGTTATGTTTTTCAAGACCtgtcttgttttattttaatggcATTAGTGATACATATCAGTTAAGTAAACTTGTGGTACATTTATATTGTGAATTGAGCAGCATGACATTTTAATGAAGCCCTCTGAATCACATCTCCCCCTGGCATTGTTCTTTGAAGAAGGAGCCTTTTATTTATTGGCTAAGCAATTCtaaattaaattaatattttcccctctttctctctcttggTTTTTAACAGTGGTGTATATCAGGATCCTTTTCTAGCTACATATGCTGCAGCTGACAGATACCAGGTAACTATGGCAACCATTAGCATTTGTTTATTATCACAAGGCTCCAGGGTTGAGCATCCAAGAAAAAGAGATTATAATCTGACAAAACACACCAATGCATCTTGAAATCATCTTCCTTCTCAGGTCTGATAAGAAGTCTTGACCTACTGGTTTAGAAAATTACTTCTTCCCTTGGTTATCTGACAGAACTTGAGAAAAATTATGATCTGTACGCTCAGCTTTATCACAAATCATGACTGCATGTTGTTTGCAGATTGTGTCTGCCATTTTACAAGATCAATACTGGAGCACTCCCTTGTCAGTCTCTGATTGCCTCAGACATAGCTTTATTGATACTTGATCTGCAGATTCATAGAATTaacaacaatattttttcattatctGTGCAAATTTTGTATTGGTTTCATTCTCATTGGAGCAATTTCTATTTGCTAACCTTTAATCTTTTTGTCACTCTGCTGAAAAAGCATTATTCAGTATTAACCTCTAGTGCCCAAACTTATTTTACAAGTATATTGCTTTAATCATTACTTTAAATAGGAAtcaagcatgttttgatatatcaatTACCAGTAAGATGCATTTTTCTGAGTTGTAGCATATATGTTACATCAAGCATTGTGTTTTAATGTAGCAAATATGATACAAATAGTAAACTTTTTACAGAATCCATTTGTGACATGCAATGTGAGTATACTGCTTCAAATAACTTGGATATAATAGGAAAGTAAGGGAAAAAACTACCCCAAAAAAAACTATGCATGAAAGATTATAAAATTTGTGTTTACTTGTATGGTGGAACTAAACAGAgttaaatatagatataaaagaATGTAAGAATAAAAATTGAAGTTTATGAtgttagcacttcatgaaaagtatggcagcatgaagtgttgcagtttcacacccttgtgcattttcaaaaatagaatttattccttaaataaataaaagaatgatatgttttttttaaaaaaagaactaAATGTAGTATGTCTCATCTTCCCCTCATTATTCATTGGTGTGTATTTATTGGGCACTAGAGGTTGAATATGAAACTATTGTGATGGACTGTATCATTATAAAGATGcaatttaattgaaaaaaagattCTCATTGACAGATTCATTGAGTAGGACGTGTCTTTTTCAAGATTTTGGTGGTAAAAAAGACAAAACTTAGGGGATGATTGTGTTCAATTGAAAGgaatttgtatttattttaatacTCTGGTGATttcaatgtaaatgtgtgtataagTAAATGTTTATCTGTTCTGTTGCAGTTGGTGACAACCCAACCCTACCCAGCAGCGGCTTATGCTCCAGGTACACGTTACGCAATCCCAGCAGCTGTTGCTAGCCCAGGCACATATGCAGCTGCTGCCGCTGCAGGACAACTGCAGTAAGTTTTTTTCATGAATATCTTTATCTCAATTGTTTGTAGTTAAATTTCAAATACTGAAGATTCCTAGATGTACACAAGGAATTCATTATCGTGTAATTTCGTGAGAGGCATCACTCTCGAAATAAAATTATTCGCTTTAGTTTTTCtgttgttaaaatacatgtaaaaactcttgatcaacaAACCATATGCAAATTCATGTTCACGCGATTTGATGTATACGAGTGATTTCGTTatattaaggaggaatgctacaccggaggaatttgatatggatgaaaagtgaaggatatgtacaacaatattttgaaattgaaaacgttgtagaaagcaatcttatttttaaaaaatttttaaaacccttAATGGATTTGAACCTgagatctacagttcagcagtcaaagCTCTAACTTGCTGAGCTACTCAGATTggcaatgatatttgaaatgaatagacaaatatagctgatatatatattttcattcatgtcagccattatgacaatgtagaatACCTCCTTAAGTACTTacttaaaataagaaatttacaGTATTCATGTATTTCAGTGTCTTCTTGGAAACATTATAAATGACACAAAACCATATGAAAGGAAAGCATTCCATATCAAGTTTGTAACTAATGTGTGAATTAAAAAGAGTTGTTATTCATCTTATAGACTAGCAGGACGAGAATACACAACAGCAGCAACTGACCCATTACTTGGTCATAGTATTGGACCTGTGGCAGGATATGGGGTAAGTAAGCAAATGTAAATCACAGGATTCTCAGGtgtgtttattttgtttttgaggaaaatgacaaaatgaatataatttacTTTGTGTTTTCTTCAAGTTGAATTAAGGATGATTGAGGGTAAAACTtacaaacatgcattttatttttttcaaaattagtgTAATTTGATGGTTTGTTACGTTACACAATTCCTGTTTGGTTTgcaaaaaaaggaaaaaaatcaaacatgaattatggtttcttttttatattgtttgtCCAAAtttatataggaatatatatatatagacacacacatacacacacacacgagaAATGTATgccatacacatatatacattcaGTTTTTGAGGGAAACCAGACCAAATCACTATTATCagtcctctctctctctctctctctctctctctctctctctcaacttTTTAAGAAAGCATGAagatttttcagttttattgtgGTGAAAAGCTGAAAATTACAAGTAAACCATAAGAATCATCACATCACATATTGAAAGCATAATTAACACACGTGTAATAATCATGTGctttgaatgaaaataaacaaaccagTTTCCCTTTTATTCCTACAAAATCAGGAAACATGTGCTTGTATAAACATTCTTCAGTAATTAGACTTAGATTAACCACATCAACTgattgaaagaaaacaaaagacaccaaagttttataaaaatgcAAACCTGGTGTGTTACATATATGAAGATGCAATAACATCACTATTGCACTATGTGGCACGGTTCCCTTTGCAGAAAGTGTGAAATTTAAAGCTGTATTAGTCCTTCATGATTTTGAAGGTGGGAGCTTTGCTATTTACAATTGTTAATTCTACATCAAAGGGGGAGACCTATTTGgtcatttttaggtcacctgaatcacttCAGTGATATATTGCTCATCGTATGATGTCCGTCATATGTTGTTAACTTTTGACATCCTTCGAATGGCCATTTCTTACCGAAATTGCTGTGAAGCATCTTCTTGGGTAGGGATGGGGGGCACAAAGTATAAATTTCTCAAGTCTGTCCATTTTGGGTCTTAGAGGTGGGGCTAAAATCTCAATAAATATTAGTGCCTCAATCTTTAAAAAGGTCACTGATAACTAGAATCAGAAGAATTAACCATTAGAACATCTAGTTCTCAAAGTTTCAAGGACACACACTTGCACCAATTGCACACTACATTTctaatttctattctattttgtGTGACACTGGGATGATCATTAAGGTCTTTGGCCTCATTAGCATAATTGTATTCAGTCATTCCCAAAGGGAGGCAAAGTTGACAAAACCGTGCTGGAACTCGCAAATCATTTCCAGCATTTAtccccattttgttttctttcatgtAAACAATCTGGACTCACTGtcattaacatttaattttTGTAGGCGACACTGTACAGAGGTGCTTACCAGCGATTCACACCATActgagatatatacatatatggacTCCGTCGTCAAGTGACAGGGCTGGCAGTTGCTATGTGAATGTCATGTGACCAATTATATTCTCGACCTTCCTAGATTCTCTGGCTGTGCTGGACACATTCATCTAAACATCCAATGAAAATGGGTGAAAGAAAAGAGAGTGAGGGGAGAGGATTGTGCAATTTTGTTACCAGTGCTGCCATTGGTGCTCCTCTGATGTGATAACTGATTATCAGCACTGGTAGATTGACTTCCTTGTAGGATACTGCCATAAAGTAACTTCCAGCTTGTTTCATGTCAAGCTTCCAATCAATTTAAAGcaaatttattgaaaaaattcataaatttcattgattcatctatttatttatttaaaatcattCTTGCATATTTTAGTGTTTCTTTGGTCcaataatcaaaattttcatttttgcttTATTGTTACAATATTATCAATTGCTTGGAAGTTTTCTATCATGAAATATGGTAGATGCCATGCCACAGAATCTTAGGAAAGGTAGTTTGTAAAAAATACTCAGTCTGGTCA
This genomic window from Ostrea edulis chromosome 4, xbOstEdul1.1, whole genome shotgun sequence contains:
- the LOC125672308 gene encoding RNA binding protein fox-1 homolog 3-like isoform X13; this encodes MVLGSAMIRAPLAFQHMVQNQMTSAYPYAAQTGIDEYGHPQQVVVTSQPVSVAPTAEQAATFKTDSATYPTTTVAANGGVEQQTVRPGNLDGIPRAYPYEEMLAGINKQTDLEAEQSSAQPGTTTTPNSVGPKRLHVSNIPFRFREADLKSLLGQFGKIIDVEIIFNERGSKGFGFVTFETNADADRAREKLNGTVVEGRKIEVNNATARVMTKKSVAAPTIPNAAALRGVALTRGRAAAVAARGAYNAAALAATAAFRHTTPLATAATALPLAGVYQDPFLATYAAADRYQNPFVTCNLVTTQPYPAAAYAPGTRYAIPAAVASPGTYAAAAAAGQLQLAGREYTTAATDPLLGHSIGPVAGYGATLYRGAYQRFTPY
- the LOC125672308 gene encoding RNA binding protein fox-1 homolog 3-like isoform X2, coding for MAEVATQVTVPILDMNLYMNNLKTEYQGKVGPSLTQISGSTFEENKENEGHVEHMVQNQMTSAYPYAAQTGIDEYGHPQQVVVTSQPVSVAPTAEQAATFKTDSATYPTTTVAANGGVEQQTGIPRAYPYEEMLAGINKQTDLEAEQSSAQPGTTTTPNSVGPKRLHVSNIPFRFREADLKSLLGQFGKIIDVEIIFNERGSKGFGFVTFETNADADRAREKLNGTVVEGRKIEVNNATARVMTKKSVAAPTIPNAAALRGVALTRGRAAAVAARGAYNAAALAATAAFRHTTPLATAATALPLAGVYQDPFLATYAAADRYQNPFVTCNLVTTQPYPAAAYAPGTRYAIPAAVASPGTYAAAAAAGQLQLAGREYTTAATDPLLGHSIGPVAGYGATLYRGAYQRFTPY
- the LOC125672308 gene encoding RNA binding protein fox-1 homolog 3-like isoform X4, encoding MAEVATQVTVPILDMNLYMNNLKTEYQGKVGPSLTQISGSTFEENKENEGHVEHMVQNQMTSAYPYAAQTGIDEYGHPQQVVVTSQPVSVAPTAEQAATFKTDSATYPTTTVAANGGVEQQTGIPRAYPYEEMLAGINKQTDLEAEQSSAQPGTTTTPNSVGPKRLHVSNIPFRFREADLKSLLGQFGKIIDVEIIFNERGSKGFGFVTFETNADADRAREKLNGTVVEGRKIEVNNATARVMTKKSVAAPTIPNAAALRGVALTRGRAAAVAARGAYNAAALAATAAFRHTTPLATAATALPLAGVYQDPFLATYAAADRYQLVTTQPYPAAAYAPGTRYAIPAAVASPGTYAAAAAAGQLQLAGREYTTAATDPLLGHSIGPVAGYGATLYRGAYQRFTPY
- the LOC125672308 gene encoding RNA binding protein fox-1 homolog 3-like isoform X5, which gives rise to MAEVATQVTVPILDMNLYMNNLKTEYQGKVGPSLTQISGSTFEENKENEGHVEHMVQNQMTSAYPYAAQTGIDEYGHPQQVVVTSQPVSVAPTAEQAATFKTDSATYPTTTVAANGGVEQQTVRPGNLDQTDLEAEQSSAQPGTTTTPNSVGPKRLHVSNIPFRFREADLKSLLGQFGKIIDVEIIFNERGSKGFGFVTFETNADADRAREKLNGTVVEGRKIEVNNATARVMTKKSVAAPTIPNAAALRGVALTRGRAAAVAARGAYNAAALAATAAFRHTTPLATAATALPLAGVYQDPFLATYAAADRYQNPFVTCNLVTTQPYPAAAYAPGTRYAIPAAVASPGTYAAAAAAGQLQLAGREYTTAATDPLLGHSIGPVAGYGATLYRGAYQRFTPY
- the LOC125672308 gene encoding RNA binding protein fox-1 homolog 2-like isoform X19, which translates into the protein MAEVATQVTVPILDMNLYMNNLKTEYQGKVGPSLTQISGSTFEENKENEGHVEHMVQNQMTSAYPYAAQTGIDEYGHPQQVVVTSQPVSVAPTAEQAATFKTDSATYPTTTVAANGGVEQQTGIPRAYPYEEMLAGINKQTDLEAEQSSAQPGTTTTPNSVGPKRLHVSNIPFRFREADLKSLLGQFGKIIDVEIIFNERGSKVNNATARVMTKKSVAAPTIPNAAALRGVALTRGRAAAVAARGAYNAAALAATAAFRHTTPLATAATALPLAGVYQDPFLATYAAADRYQLVTTQPYPAAAYAPGTRYAIPAAVASPGTYAAAAAAGQLQLAGREYTTAATDPLLGHSIGPVAGYGATLYRGAYQRFTPY
- the LOC125672308 gene encoding RNA binding protein fox-1 homolog 3-like isoform X6; this translates as MAEVATQVTVPILDMNLYMNNLKTEYQGKVGPSLTQISGSTFEENKENEGHVEHMVQNQMTSAYPYAAQTGIDEYGHPQQVVVTSQPVSVAPTAEQAATFKTDSATYPTTTVAANGGVEQQTQTDLEAEQSSAQPGTTTTPNSVGPKRLHVSNIPFRFREADLKSLLGQFGKIIDVEIIFNERGSKGFGFVTFETNADADRAREKLNGTVVEGRKIEVNNATARVMTKKSVAAPTIPNAAALRGVALTRGRAAAVAARGAYNAAALAATAAFRHTTPLATAATALPLAGVYQDPFLATYAAADRYQNPFVTCNLVTTQPYPAAAYAPGTRYAIPAAVASPGTYAAAAAAGQLQLAGREYTTAATDPLLGHSIGPVAGYGATLYRGAYQRFTPY
- the LOC125672308 gene encoding RNA binding protein fox-1 homolog 2-like isoform X31; this translates as MAEVATQVTVPILDMNLYMNNLKTEYQGKVGPSLTQISGSTFEENKENEGHVEHMVQNQMTSAYPYAAQTGIDEYGHPQQVVVTSQPVSVAPTAEQAATFKTDSATYPTTTVAANGGVEQQTQTDLEAEQSSAQPGTTTTPNSVGPKRLHVSNIPFRFREADLKSLLGQFGKIIDVEIIFNERGSKVNNATARVMTKKSVAAPTIPNAAALRGVALTRGRAAAVAARGAYNAAALAATAAFRHTTPLATAATALPLAGVYQDPFLATYAAADRYQNPFVTCNLVTTQPYPAAAYAPGTRYAIPAAVASPGTYAAAAAAGQLQLAGREYTTAATDPLLGHSIGPVAGYGATLYRGAYQRFTPY
- the LOC125672308 gene encoding RNA binding protein fox-1 homolog 3-like isoform X15, yielding MLLTTQLYAPHMVQNQMTSAYPYAAQTGIDEYGHPQQVVVTSQPVSVAPTAEQAATFKTDSATYPTTTVAANGGVEQQTVRPGNLDGIPRAYPYEEMLAGINKQTDLEAEQSSAQPGTTTTPNSVGPKRLHVSNIPFRFREADLKSLLGQFGKIIDVEIIFNERGSKGFGFVTFETNADADRAREKLNGTVVEGRKIEVNNATARVMTKKSVAAPTIPNAAALRGVALTRGRAAAVAARGAYNAAALAATAAFRHTTPLATAATALPLAGVYQDPFLATYAAADRYQNPFVTCNLVTTQPYPAAAYAPGTRYAIPAAVASPGTYAAAAAAGQLQLAGREYTTAATDPLLGHSIGPVAGYGATLYRGAYQRFTPY
- the LOC125672308 gene encoding RNA binding protein fox-1 homolog 3-like isoform X25 codes for the protein MNPMMWPGAPLTKALHMVQNQMTSAYPYAAQTGIDEYGHPQQVVVTSQPVSVAPTAEQAATFKTDSATYPTTTVAANGGVEQQTGIPRAYPYEEMLAGINKQTDLEAEQSSAQPGTTTTPNSVGPKRLHVSNIPFRFREADLKSLLGQFGKIIDVEIIFNERGSKGFGFVTFETNADADRAREKLNGTVVEGRKIEVNNATARVMTKKSVAAPTIPNAAALRGVALTRGRAAAVAARGAYNAAALAATAAFRHTTPLATAATALPLAGVYQDPFLATYAAADRYQLVTTQPYPAAAYAPGTRYAIPAAVASPGTYAAAAAAGQLQLAGREYTTAATDPLLGHSIGPVAGYGATLYRGAYQRFTPY
- the LOC125672308 gene encoding RNA binding protein fox-1 homolog 3-like isoform X12, which gives rise to MNPMMWPGAPLTKALHMVQNQMTSAYPYAAQTGIDEYGHPQQVVVTSQPVSVAPTAEQAATFKTDSATYPTTTVAANGGVEQQTVRPGNLDGIPRAYPYEEMLAGINKQTDLEAEQSSAQPGTTTTPNSVGPKRLHVSNIPFRFREADLKSLLGQFGKIIDVEIIFNERGSKGFGFVTFETNADADRAREKLNGTVVEGRKIEVNNATARVMTKKSVAAPTIPNAAALRGVALTRGRAAAVAARGAYNAAALAATAAFRHTTPLATAATALPLAGVYQDPFLATYAAADRYQNPFVTCNLVTTQPYPAAAYAPGTRYAIPAAVASPGTYAAAAAAGQLQLAGREYTTAATDPLLGHSIGPVAGYGATLYRGAYQRFTPY
- the LOC125672308 gene encoding RNA binding protein fox-1 homolog 3-like isoform X18 encodes the protein MNPMMWPGAPLTKALHMVQNQMTSAYPYAAQTGIDEYGHPQQVVVTSQPVSVAPTAEQAATFKTDSATYPTTTVAANGGVEQQTVRPGNLDGIPRAYPYEEMLAGINKQTDLEAEQSSAQPGTTTTPNSVGPKRLHVSNIPFRFREADLKSLLGQFGKIIDVEIIFNERGSKGFGFVTFETNADADRAREKLNGTVVEGRKIEVNNATARVMTKKSVAAPTIPNAAALRGVALTRGRAAAVAARGAYNAAALAATAAFRHTTPLATAATALPLAGVYQDPFLATYAAADRYQLVTTQPYPAAAYAPGTRYAIPAAVASPGTYAAAAAAGQLQLAGREYTTAATDPLLGHSIGPVAGYGATLYRGAYQRFTPY